The window GACACGACGGCGATGACGACCAGCACGACGGCCAGCGGCAGGAACCGCCACATCAGGATCGTGACCGCAGCCGCACTGCCCGCGCCGAGCTTGGCCCCGATGAACCCGGAACTCCAGCAGAGCACGAAGGCGATCGAGAGCAGGAAGTTCATGTCTTGCCCTCACTCCATGGACGTTCGACTAAACAGATCGGTATACCACCACCCCAACTATACAGATCGGTATACTGCTGAGGTATGGGTACCGGCGAGAGTCCGCGGCGGGTCGCGATGACGCCTGCCGCACGGCGCGTCCTGGAGGCCGCCGCGAGGCTGTTCTACGAGCGCGGCATCCATGCCGTCGGGGTGGACCTGATCGCCGCCGAGGCCGGGGTGACGAAGAAGACCCTCTACGACCGCTTCGGTTCCAAGGAGCAGATCGTCGTGGAGTACCTCGCGGATCGTGACGAACGCTGGCGTGCCTTCCTGGCCCAGCACCTCGAAGCCGCACGGCCGACGTCGGCGGCGTCGCGCGTCACAGCCGTCTTCGACGCCTCACGCGCGTGGTCGGCGGAGTACAGCTCCAAGGGGTGCAGCATGGTCAACGCGCACGCCGAGATCAGCGATCCCGCCCACCCGGCCTACCCGATCATCACCGGGCAAAAGCAGTGGATGCTCGCCCTGTTCACCGACCTCGCCCGGGAGATCGCCCCGGACGCGGCCTGCCGTCTGGGCCGGACGCTCATGCTGCTCCACGAAGGGGCGCTCGTCGCCCATGGCCTGAACAGCTTCGCGGACCCCATCGGCCACGCCCGCGAACAGGCGCAGGCGCTCCTCGCCGCTACTGGGGCCTCCGCGGGGGAGCGTTGAAGCAATCCGTGACGCCTCCCGGGTGACTCCCACGGGATGCCCGGCGCCGCAACCTGTGTTGAAGTGACCTCATATGCACCATGAGTCCCGCCCCTTTCATGAGGGGCGGGACTTAATCTGCTGTTAACTGAGCGTAGCTTGATCGTACTTGACCGTAATCGCTTCAGGGCGATTGACTTCTGATCCACCCGTCGTCGACGCGAGGCAAGCCATTGACTTCTGACCCGCTCGCCCCTCTCGACCTGGCGTTCTGGAACATCGAGTCCGCCGAACACCCCATGCACCTGGGCGCGCTCGGCGTGTTCACAGCGCACTCGCCCACCGCCGGCGCCCATGCGGCCGACCTGCTCGCCGCCCGCGCCGCCGCCGTGCCGGGACTGCGGATGCGCATCCGTGACGCCTGGCAGCCGCTGGACCTCCTCCAGCCGTTCTCGTTCGGTGGCGCGGCCCGCGAGCCCGCTCCCGACTTCGACCCCCTGGACCACGTCCGGCTGCACGCCCCGACCGGCGACTTCCAGGCTGTGGCGGGCCGGCTCATGGAACGCCCGCTGGAGCGCGGCCGGCCGCCGTGGGAGGCGCATGTGCTGCCGGGGGAGGACGGCGTGTCCTTCGCCGTGCTGTTCAAGTTCCACCACGCCCTCGCCGACGGGCTGAGGGCGCTGACCCTCGCCGCCGCCGTCCTGGACCCGATGGACCTGCCCGCGCGAAGGCCCCGCCCCGAGGAGCCCCGGCGCGGTCTCCTCCCGGATGTGCGCAAGCTGCCGGGGCTGCTGCGCGGCGCCGTGTCCGACGTGGGCCGGGCCCTCGACATCGGGGCCTCCGTCGCCGTGTCCACCTTGGACGTGCGCTCGTCGTCCGCGCTGACCGCGGAGTCGAGCGGCACCCGCCGTACCGCCGGAGTCGTGGTCGACATCGACGACGTGCACGTGATCCGCAAGGCCGTCGGCGGCACCGTCAACGACGTCCTCATCGCGGTCGTCGCGGGCGCCCTGCGCCGTTGGCTCGACGAACGCGGCGACGGCAGCGAGGGCGTCGCGCCCCGCGCCCTGATCCCCGTCTCCAAGCGCCGGCCGCGCACCGCGCACCCGCAGGGCAACCGGCTCTCCGGCTACTTGATACGGCTTCCGGTCGACGACCCCGACCCGCTGCGCCGCCTCGCCACGGTCCGTACCGCCATGGACCGCAACAAGGACGCCGGCCCCAACCGGGGCGCGGGCGCCGTCGCCCTGCTCGCCGACCACGTGCCGGCGCTCGGCCACCGGCTCGGCGGACCGCTGGTCGGCCAGGCCGCCCGGCTCTGGTTCGACATCCTGGTCACCAGCGTGCCGCTGCCCGGCATCGGCCTGAAGCTCGGCGGCCACCCCGTCACCGAGGTCTACCCCTTCGCCCCGCTGGCTCGCGGGCAGTCCCTGGCGGTGGCCGTCTCGACGTACCGCGGACGCGTCCACTACGGACTCGTCGCCGACGCCGAGGCCGTACCGGACCTCGACGTCCTCGCCAGGGCGGTGTCCGAGGAGGTGGCGGAGCTGATCACCGCCTGCGGTCCCTGAGCCCTCCTTCCCCCGGGCTCGCCCGCCGGTTTTTGGAGGACCGGCCCGGCGCTCCGTACAATTCCCCGTTCGAAAGCGGACGCGGTCGGAGCGCCGCGCGGGTGATCAGGGAAACGGCAGCGCGATGACGGTGACAGAGGAAGGCTCGGCGACGACGCACGAGGTCGTGCACGAGCCCGGTGACGAGGTCGTCCACGGCCCCGGCATCGACCCGGAGCGGCTGGCCGTCTGCCTCAGCGTGCTCGACGAGCTCGACAAGCTGGAGGTCGACCACCCCGACGCCATCGCCGTGCGCCGGGCCACCGCCGGCATCTACCGCACCGTCAAGCAGCGCCGCCGCCAGGAGCGCCGGGCCGCCAAGACCGCCCACGACAAGGCGGTCACGGAGGCCACGGCGACCGGCTCCGCCCAGCGCATCGACGACGAGACCGAGGGCATCCTCCCGTCGTCGGTGACCGAGGAGGGCAAGATCGCGGGGATACTCCAGCGCCCGCGCTCCTGCTACACCTGCAAGACCCGGTACGTGGAAGTCGACTACTTCTACCACCAGCTCTGTCCGGACTGCGCCGCCCTGAACCGGGCCAAGCGCGACGTCCGCGCCGACCTCACCGGCAAGCGCGCCCTGCTCACCGGCGGCCGCGCCAAGATCGGCATGTACATCGCGCTCAGGCTGCTGCGCGACGGCGCGCACACCACGATCACCACGCGCTTCCCGAAGGACGCCATCCGCCGCTTCAAGGCCATGGACGACTCGGCGGACTGGATGCACCGCCTGGAGGTCGTCGGCATCGACCTGCGCGACCCGGCCCAGGCCGTGGCCCTGGCCGACCAGGTCGCCGAGGCGGGCCCGCTCGACATCCTCATCAACAACGCGACGCAGACCGTACGCCGTCTGCCCTCCGCCTACGCCGCCCTGGTCGACGGCGAGAGCGCCCCGCTGCCCGCCGGTGAGCTCCCCGCCCACCACGTCATCGGCGCCTTCAACTCCGGCGCGGTCGACGGCATCGCCGCGCTGCCCCTCGGCACCAGCGGCCTCGACGCACAGAAGGTCGCCGACCTCGCCCTGGTCGCGGGCAACGCCAGCGTCGCCCGGCACCTCGACGGCACCGCGATCGACGCGGGCGGCCTCGTCCCCGACGTCGTCGACTCCAACACCTGGGTGCAGACCATCGAGCAGATCTCCCCGGTGGAGCTCCTCGAGACCCAACTGTGCAACTACACCGCGCCGTTCATCCTGATCAGCAAGCTCCGCCCGGCCATGGCCGACGCCGCCAAGAAGGCGACGAGCGGGCGTGCGTACGTCGTGAACGTCTCGGCGATGGAAGGCGTCTTCGGCCGCGGCTACAAGGGCGCGGGCCACCCGAACACCAACGCCGCCAAGGCCGCGATGAACATGGTCACGCGCACCAGTGCCCAGGAGATGTTCCAGACCGACGGCATCCTCATGACCTCGGTCGACACCGGCTGGATCACCGACGAGCGCCCCCACTTCGACAAGCTGCGCCTCGCCGAGG of the Streptomyces sp. T12 genome contains:
- a CDS encoding TetR/AcrR family transcriptional regulator; translation: MGTGESPRRVAMTPAARRVLEAAARLFYERGIHAVGVDLIAAEAGVTKKTLYDRFGSKEQIVVEYLADRDERWRAFLAQHLEAARPTSAASRVTAVFDASRAWSAEYSSKGCSMVNAHAEISDPAHPAYPIITGQKQWMLALFTDLAREIAPDAACRLGRTLMLLHEGALVAHGLNSFADPIGHAREQAQALLAATGASAGER
- a CDS encoding wax ester/triacylglycerol synthase family O-acyltransferase codes for the protein MTSDPLAPLDLAFWNIESAEHPMHLGALGVFTAHSPTAGAHAADLLAARAAAVPGLRMRIRDAWQPLDLLQPFSFGGAAREPAPDFDPLDHVRLHAPTGDFQAVAGRLMERPLERGRPPWEAHVLPGEDGVSFAVLFKFHHALADGLRALTLAAAVLDPMDLPARRPRPEEPRRGLLPDVRKLPGLLRGAVSDVGRALDIGASVAVSTLDVRSSSALTAESSGTRRTAGVVVDIDDVHVIRKAVGGTVNDVLIAVVAGALRRWLDERGDGSEGVAPRALIPVSKRRPRTAHPQGNRLSGYLIRLPVDDPDPLRRLATVRTAMDRNKDAGPNRGAGAVALLADHVPALGHRLGGPLVGQAARLWFDILVTSVPLPGIGLKLGGHPVTEVYPFAPLARGQSLAVAVSTYRGRVHYGLVADAEAVPDLDVLARAVSEEVAELITACGP
- a CDS encoding SDR family NAD(P)-dependent oxidoreductase, producing MTVTEEGSATTHEVVHEPGDEVVHGPGIDPERLAVCLSVLDELDKLEVDHPDAIAVRRATAGIYRTVKQRRRQERRAAKTAHDKAVTEATATGSAQRIDDETEGILPSSVTEEGKIAGILQRPRSCYTCKTRYVEVDYFYHQLCPDCAALNRAKRDVRADLTGKRALLTGGRAKIGMYIALRLLRDGAHTTITTRFPKDAIRRFKAMDDSADWMHRLEVVGIDLRDPAQAVALADQVAEAGPLDILINNATQTVRRLPSAYAALVDGESAPLPAGELPAHHVIGAFNSGAVDGIAALPLGTSGLDAQKVADLALVAGNASVARHLDGTAIDAGGLVPDVVDSNTWVQTIEQISPVELLETQLCNYTAPFILISKLRPAMADAAKKATSGRAYVVNVSAMEGVFGRGYKGAGHPNTNAAKAAMNMVTRTSAQEMFQTDGILMTSVDTGWITDERPHFDKLRLAEEGFHAPLDLVDGAARVYDPVVRGEAGDDVYGVFLKDYAPGKW